CAAGAGGTTGGCCAGGGGCAGAGGTGGGCCAGGGAGGAGGGCGTCCCTTCCCCGCGCACCCTGCAGGGCCGTTCACTCTCGTCTTTGGGTTCTCGTCTACTGGCAGGCGGCGGGGGAGGCTAGGACTTGTATTTGCCCAGCTCTAGGCAAAAATGGCAGGGACGGTGAGGCGCTCTGCTAACACTATCAATTATGCATCGTGTTGAACGTGGCTTCGGGGAGGAGGCGGCTAGAAGGGAGGGGTGCGGGAAGGAAGGGACCGCGCGAGCCCGGCTGCGCGCAGCTCAGCGGATCCCCTCTCTAGGTCTGCCTGCGCCACAGCCTGCATTTGCAAAAAGAGTTTAAAGGCAAAGACAGGCCACCCCCACTTTAGTCGTGCGCCTTTCCTTCCCTCAAATTCCTCAAAAATGGTTTGTCTCACGTGTTGCGGGGCGTAAAAGCGGCTCACATTCAGTTAGCAGCGGAGCTCACTGGCCCTGGCGGGACCCGCGCGTGAGGGTGAGTACGCGTGAATGTGTGCGCGTGCGGGCGGGAGAGGATGGTGAGTGTCCTGGGTGAAGGTGTGCCTTTGAAAATGTGTGTGAACATAGCGAGAACTCAACACATTGACGCGATTATTACATGGTGATGGATAATTCCAACGTGAAGGTCGACTGTGTGGAGGATGTGAAGATGTGTGTGTCTGCGCGAATGTTTGAACGTGGATGGGCAGTGTGATTAGGGATAGTGGCGGTGTCTGCAGATGTGTAAATGTGTAGGGGCATGGGTTATAAGGGTGCCCTGAACCGGCAAGAGCCTAGAGGAGGGCAGTGGATGTGGGGGCGCCCCTTGTGACCAACGTTTTCTCGGCCAAGAGGAAACCCTCTATGGCTTTAACAAATGTCGATGATGCGGGAGGTGGGAGAGGCTGTGCGCGTTCCTGCCGAGCCCGGAGCGCGCGAGGACTCTCTTCAGTCTGCAGCCAGCGAGAGGTGGGGTGCACAGACACGAAAGGAAAAACTGAAGTGGGACTTCAGGGCCAGGGGAGTCCCCAACTTACCAGtccctttctctgcccctcccccgtCTTCTCCACAGCCAAAGCAACAGATGCGGGAAGCACTTTGGGGCTGTCGTCCTGGCTCCGCAACATCAAGTCTGGAGAAGGGGTTGCAGACGAGGGCAGCGCACGGGGAATCAGCGAACAGCGGGTAAGCCGCGGGGACCGCCCTACGACCTCGACCCAGGTGGGGCCAGATCTCGCCTAGGGTGCCGGACCTCGCCGGTGCTGTCTGGGCCAGAccgagagagaaggggagggggtcCCTCCCCTTGGGAGCAAAGGCAGAGTTGGGGACCTGGGTTCCCAAAGAGCGGAGTGTGAGAGGGGCTCTGCCGAACCTCCCAAGAGCCCTAGGTGGGAGTGAGGAGTCTAGTGTGAGTGCGTTTGTGTGGCTGCAGATAAGAAGGTTTTATTGGAGGAAGGATCCTCAGGCATCGTGGAGCTGCAGAAAAGGGGCTTAGTTATCTAGTGACAGCCCCCATGACCCCTCGGCTGGGGACCCCCTCCTACCCCCACCCTGGGAGCAGCCTGGGTTCTGCCAGATGGGAGGGAGAATCTTCAGTGATGTCCCCTAATGTTCCTGGTCCATGCAGGAGGCAGGACCTCCTTCCTCAGACAGAAGGTTGACTGAGCACCCCTGGTTCTCCTGTCTCCAGAGTTGCAGCCCAGGGCAGGTGGCTGCAGTCTACTTCCCCGGCTCCCATGCCCCTTGCCACTCGCCACAAGTTCTCAGCATTGCTGATCCGCTGGGATTTCAGTCTCAGTGGAGGTCTGTGTGCACGCGCAAGTGTGTGCCCGTGTCCCTGTGGGTGGGTCGGTTGGTGGGAGGACTTGTGTCCTTGTGTCTGTCAATTCTCACAGTGAATAGGAAGGCGCTTTGCACCATGGTAGAGAATGCTGGACAAATGCTGGGTTCAGCTGAGAGAACAATGAGGTCTCCAGGGTATACTGTGTCAGTGTCTGGGtgtctttgtgtttgtgtgtatgcgAAATGTGTTGTGAATCTCTAAACCCCTGCAGAAGTTGGTGGTTTGATGGCAGTGCctgagtgtgtgtttgtattgTTGTGCGCCTGTATGGGCGTGTGTGCGAGTGCTGTGTGTGGGACAAAGAGTTCGACGGAGGACAGCCGGTCACGGACAAAAAAACCTCTTTCTGTATATCCCTTTTTTGGAGTTAAAGGAAGGCTTAGAAACACAGATAGGGGTCAGTGCAGAGCCCAGGGAAGATTGGCGAGCGGCCGAGCCCGTGGTGGGGTCAGCTccagggggagagggaggtagGGAAAAAAGGTCCAGCTACGAGGCCGCTGGAAAAGGAAGTCAGGGCCCTGAGAGGGTGTATGCATTGAATCTCGAGACTTTTATTGAGCTCCATTCGTGCCAGGAGaggttcctgggcacagaggagAAGGTTGCCAGAGCCCAGGAGCCTGCTCTAGATGGGTTTGCAGAGGCAGAGCTTGATAGAGGAAGGAAGGTGGCGCTCCATGAGTCAGTCAccttctcccctctttccctGGCTTCTATCTGCAGGATCCGCGATGGTGCCCTTGCTGGTCCTGTGGTTGGTTTGGGCACTGCTAGGAGTGGCCGGAGCGTGCCCGGAACCGTGTGCCTGCGTAGACAAGTACGCGCATCAGTTTGCCGACTGCGCCTACAAGGAGCTGCGCGAGGTGCCAGAAGGACTGCCGGCCAACGTGACCACGCTTAGTCTGTCAGCCAACAAGATCACTGTGCTGCGGCGCGGGGCCTTCGCCGACGTCACGCAGGTCACGTCGCTGTGGCTCGCACACAATGAGGTGCGCACGGTGGAGCCCGGCGCGCTCGCTGTACTGAGCCAGCTCAAGAACCTCGACCTGAGTCACAACCTCATATCCAGCTTCCCATGGAGCGATCTGCGTAACTTGAGCGCGCTGCAGCTTCTCAAAATGAACCACAACCGCTTGGGCTCGCTGCCCCGGGACGCACTCGGTGCGCTGCCCGACCTGCGCTCCCTACGCATCAACGACAACCGGCTGCGTACACTGGCTCCTGGCACCTTCGACGCGCTAAGCGCGCTATCACATCTGCAACTCTATCACAACCCCTTCCACTGCGGTTGTAGCCTTGTGTGGCTGCAGGCCTGGGCCGCGAGCACCCGGGTCTCGTTACCTGAACCCGACTCCATTGCGTGCGCCTCGCCTCCCGCGCTGAAGGGGCTGCCGGTGCACCGCCTGCCCGCCCTATCTTGTGCACCGCCCAGCGTGCGTCTGAGTGTCGAGCCGCCGCCTGAGGCACCAGGCAGCCCCTTGCGTGCCGGCCTGGCACTCATGCTACACTGCGTCGCCGAAGGACACCCCACGCCCCGCCTGCAATGGCAACTTCAGATTCCGGGCGGCACTATAGTCTTAGAGCCGCCGGTCCTGAGCAGGGAAGACGAGGGGGACGAGGTGGAAGacggggagggggaaggagatgGGGACGGGCCCACGCAGACGGAGGCCCCAACCCCGACTCCAGCACCCGCTTGGCCCGCGCCCCCAGCCACTCCGCGCTTCTTGGCTCTCACAAACGGCTCCCTGTTGGTGCCCCTCCTGAGTGCCAAAGAAGCAGGAGTCTACACATGCCGTGCCCACAACGAGCTGGGCGCCAACTCCACATCAGTACGCGTGGCGGTGGCCGCTGCCGGTCCCCCAAAGCACGCTCCTGGCGCAGGGGGAGACGCTGATGGGCAGGCCCCGACCTCTGAGCGCAAGTCCACAGCGAAAGGCCGAGGCAACAGCGTCCTACCCTCCAAGCCCGAGGGAAAAATCAAAGGCCAGGGCTTGGACCGGGTTAGCGTCCTCGGGGAGTCCGAGGGGCTGGAGGAAGCGGAggcaggtgagggagaggaggcggAAGACCAGGTATCTGCGGATCCTGTGGAGGAGCAGCGGTGTGGCCACGGGGACCCCTCGCGGTACGTGTCCAACCACGCGTTCAACCAGAGCGCAGAGCTTAAGCCGCACGTCTTTGAGCTGGGCGTCATCGCGCTGGACGTGGCGGAGCGCGAGGCGCGGGTGCAGCTGACGCCACTGGCGGCGCGCTGGGGCCCTGGGCCAGGCGGGGTTGCAGGAGCGGGGCGGCCCGGGAGGCGGCCCCTGCGCCTGCTCTATCTGTGCCCTGCTGGGGGCGGCGTAGCAGTGCAGTGGTCGCGGGTGGAGGAGGGCGTCAACGCCTACTGGTTCCGCGGCCTGCGGCCTGGCACCAACTACTCCGTGTGCCTGGCCCTGGCAGGCGAGGCTTGCCACGTGCAAGTGGTGTTCGCCACCAAGAAGGAGTTGCCCTCTCTGCTGGTTATCGTAGCGGTGAGCGTGTTCCTTCTGGTGCTGGCCACCGTGCCCCTGCTGGGCGCCGCCTGCTGCCATCTGCTGGCCAAACACCCGGGCAAGCCCTACCGTCTTATCCTGCGGCCGCAGGCCCCTGACCCCATGGAGAAGCGCATCGCCGCCGACTTCGACCCGCGTGCCTCCTACCTCGAGTCCGAAAAAAGCTACCCAGCAGGCGGCGAGGTGGGCGGTGAAGAGCCAGAGGAGGCCCCCGTGGAGGGCCTTGACGAAGATGAGGAGCAGGGGGACGCAGGTGGGGAcctgcagagggaggagagccTGGCGGCCTGCTCGCTGGTGGAGTCCCAGTCCAAGGCCAACCAAGAAGAGTTCGAGGCGGGCTCTGAGTACAGTGATCGGCTGCCCCTGGGTGCCGAGGCGGTCAACATCGCCCAGGAGATTAACGGCAACTACAGGCAGACAGTGGGCTGAGCCCGGAGCCCGCCTGGCCCTCCCATTCCCATCCCCCACCTGGATGCCTGGGAGCAGAAGCCTAGGGCTGGCAGGATTTATGCCCCCCACCCTCGTCCCCGCCACCTTCACTTACTCTGCCCCCTTATGACCCCCTAACCTTGACTACCGGGGACTTCTAGTGGGGAGTGGGACGATTTCACCAGTCCGCCGCCACCTACGACCATAATTGTCCTTGTGGGCTGAATTCCCCTCCACGGCAAGCACAGttccctgctcttccctccccaTATAAAACCTTACCCGCTGACCGTGAGGCGAAATCCACGCCTCTCCATTCCCATCGCAATTGTTACCTGCCCAGCAGCCGGCCCCATcgtgggctctggagccacagGAAACCGGAGAAGACGTTGGAAACGTCTGGCGGTAACGCTGTGGCTCCAGGGTCAGCCCGGGACCCCTAGCAGATGTCCCTAGCGTGGAGCGCTGTGGGGTCCCGCCCCTACCCCTGCTCCGCCCTTTCCGGGGTGCACATCCCAGAAGCCAGGAGTCAGTGGTCACTCCCTAGATTTTACTTTCAAAGCCCTCTTCCGACTGGGAACCAAACCCTTCT
The DNA window shown above is from Equus quagga isolate Etosha38 chromosome 2, UCLA_HA_Equagga_1.0, whole genome shotgun sequence and carries:
- the LOC124234564 gene encoding immunoglobulin superfamily containing leucine-rich repeat protein 2 isoform X1 yields the protein MSMMREVGEAVRVPAEPGAREDSLQSAASESQSNRCGKHFGAVVLAPQHQVWRRGCRRGQRTGNQRTAGSAMVPLLVLWLVWALLGVAGACPEPCACVDKYAHQFADCAYKELREVPEGLPANVTTLSLSANKITVLRRGAFADVTQVTSLWLAHNEVRTVEPGALAVLSQLKNLDLSHNLISSFPWSDLRNLSALQLLKMNHNRLGSLPRDALGALPDLRSLRINDNRLRTLAPGTFDALSALSHLQLYHNPFHCGCSLVWLQAWAASTRVSLPEPDSIACASPPALKGLPVHRLPALSCAPPSVRLSVEPPPEAPGSPLRAGLALMLHCVAEGHPTPRLQWQLQIPGGTIVLEPPVLSREDEGDEVEDGEGEGDGDGPTQTEAPTPTPAPAWPAPPATPRFLALTNGSLLVPLLSAKEAGVYTCRAHNELGANSTSVRVAVAAAGPPKHAPGAGGDADGQAPTSERKSTAKGRGNSVLPSKPEGKIKGQGLDRVSVLGESEGLEEAEAGEGEEAEDQVSADPVEEQRCGHGDPSRYVSNHAFNQSAELKPHVFELGVIALDVAEREARVQLTPLAARWGPGPGGVAGAGRPGRRPLRLLYLCPAGGGVAVQWSRVEEGVNAYWFRGLRPGTNYSVCLALAGEACHVQVVFATKKELPSLLVIVAVSVFLLVLATVPLLGAACCHLLAKHPGKPYRLILRPQAPDPMEKRIAADFDPRASYLESEKSYPAGGEVGGEEPEEAPVEGLDEDEEQGDAGGDLQREESLAACSLVESQSKANQEEFEAGSEYSDRLPLGAEAVNIAQEINGNYRQTVG
- the LOC124234564 gene encoding immunoglobulin superfamily containing leucine-rich repeat protein 2 isoform X2, which encodes MVPLLVLWLVWALLGVAGACPEPCACVDKYAHQFADCAYKELREVPEGLPANVTTLSLSANKITVLRRGAFADVTQVTSLWLAHNEVRTVEPGALAVLSQLKNLDLSHNLISSFPWSDLRNLSALQLLKMNHNRLGSLPRDALGALPDLRSLRINDNRLRTLAPGTFDALSALSHLQLYHNPFHCGCSLVWLQAWAASTRVSLPEPDSIACASPPALKGLPVHRLPALSCAPPSVRLSVEPPPEAPGSPLRAGLALMLHCVAEGHPTPRLQWQLQIPGGTIVLEPPVLSREDEGDEVEDGEGEGDGDGPTQTEAPTPTPAPAWPAPPATPRFLALTNGSLLVPLLSAKEAGVYTCRAHNELGANSTSVRVAVAAAGPPKHAPGAGGDADGQAPTSERKSTAKGRGNSVLPSKPEGKIKGQGLDRVSVLGESEGLEEAEAGEGEEAEDQVSADPVEEQRCGHGDPSRYVSNHAFNQSAELKPHVFELGVIALDVAEREARVQLTPLAARWGPGPGGVAGAGRPGRRPLRLLYLCPAGGGVAVQWSRVEEGVNAYWFRGLRPGTNYSVCLALAGEACHVQVVFATKKELPSLLVIVAVSVFLLVLATVPLLGAACCHLLAKHPGKPYRLILRPQAPDPMEKRIAADFDPRASYLESEKSYPAGGEVGGEEPEEAPVEGLDEDEEQGDAGGDLQREESLAACSLVESQSKANQEEFEAGSEYSDRLPLGAEAVNIAQEINGNYRQTVG